CGTTAGATATATTCAGCCTTATATTCGTGTTTTTTAAACGAAATTCTTTTGGGGCAATGTTTGTGCCTCCCATATTGTGAGTACTAGTACCTTCGTGTAACGATGCTTAAATGTTAATAGAATAATACTATTGTTACAATGAAAATGACTGTTATATATATACCAATAATTAGTTGTAAGTATAATGTTTGAAGGTCAGTAAAGTTACTCATTAAGTTAGCATtaagtaaattaattatgttgaattgtagtagtagaagtatgaaaaatagcagtagtagaagtattttGTATATGTATCAATCAGTGTATAATCTATGATTATAAAAGCAAAAGCATTGAGTAGAATTTTATAACTCGCAAAGACAATTTAAATCGAGAAAATATAATACgttgaaatatatttcatattgaatgtaaatttaattaataaaaattattaaaaaatgataacaaatattttttagttttttaggAATCGCCGAGTTTAATAAAGCGTTACCGCGCAGTGGAACGTTCAATATTTAGTACGCGCGGTCCATATTTAGCACGCGCGGTCAATAGTAAGTACGCGCGATCAATTTTAAGTACGCGCGGTTAATATTTATTACGCGCGGTCAATATTTAGCACGCGCGGTCAATATTTAGTACGCGCGGTCAATATTTAGAATGCGCGGTCAACATGTAGCACATTCGTTCGTTAGCACAATAGTGAACGGTCCGTATTGCCTTTATCGTATTTTGAGGATTTTAAAGGGTTTTCTAGAAGAAGGATACACGTTTATTTGaggtataatatttttttatgattattattattattattattattattataattataattataattataattatttttattattattattataagtagtagtagtagtagaagtagtagtagtagtagtagtagtataagcagtAGTTACTCTAGTAGAAGTATGATCGTAGCAGTAGAagcggttgttgttgttgttgttgttattgttgtttttgttgttgttgttatatccATAATGTGTAatcccattttattttattttttagcatcAGGCATAATGACACTGATAGGCTGCTGTACTATTTCAAGGTGTTgtgaaatatttttcaatatattattgtatgccagTCTTTATTCTCTCATTATATTCATAATTCCATTCCAACAATATTATATCGTTATGAATATATATGTAGATATTGGAAGTTTTGAAATGCTGAATAGTGgtaaatgttaaacaatattacaaCGCAGTAGCAATCTTAACGGATTGCGTCTGATATAATTATTGGAAGTAAAATATGAGAGACATGTATGAAGGAGTTGAATCTGTTAAAATGGATAATATAAGGTAAATATATATGCGGCATGTTAATTCTGTTCATTTACCATAGATCTTCAAAACTCTATATGGATTATTCTTGATTTATGTCTGTCAGTGGcacacatatttaattatttattagaaGAAAACTTTTGATCAGCACGTGTACCGTAATTACGTAAGTGTTCGTCTCCGAAAATGTAGATACAAAAATATCGTTATTCGAAAATTTAGAAACactaaaaatattgcattaacgaTCGGATACGAGTATGCAATGTGTATAGCGTCAATTGTTTCAACGaatagcacgtgcttgtaaaatcAAATACCACGCCGTAtagtatacatattatgtatgttTCACTTTAAgttgttgggtgaaaccattgccCATTACCGGAATACATGGTATTTACCTAATAACGAAAATGCAATGGTCAATTGCTTAAAGGAATTCGTCTGCCAGGTGTTATAACCTTAATCCGGTTGGAAAAACTCAGGATCGAAGTCTCACCAGATAAACGCCACAGGGCAGAATTCTGGTATAAAAGCATTGATACAtaaactgtccgaaaatttagagtcatttaTTATTGACGAAAACCCGTATATCCGAAGATTAAGAGTCACGAACAATAATAATTTTGCTAAAAACATACGTGTCCAAAAAtgtagagtgtccgaaaactatgAGCAATTACGGTATGTACAATTGTAATCTTATATTACAAATTCAATATTTTCACGTAATTATCACGGGATTTTATTTCTCATTTCAGGAATTCAATGTATATAGGCAAAACTACACCCTGGCAAGGTTCGGTTACAGGTATGAATTGACATGTAAATGCATACACTTTTATAGAACATTTAATGGTTTTTGTAAAAAGGAAGTGCCAAATAGCAATATTGTATATGTTCACATTTTCGAACTTGTATACAGCATTAATTCTAATTAAAATGCATAACTCTCTGTTTCAGTCGTTTCAAGAGATTACTTTGACGACATTCCTGTTTTCAAAATTCAAGTAAGCAGAGGATTTGCAACAAAAATACTAAAATGACCAGTATGGATACATCAAAGATTTTAGATGGCTTGTATGCTTTTGGTGTCAAATGTGGCTTGAACGCCCCTCCACTGTTGTACGCCAGCAAAATAAACACATATGCAGTGCTTTCACCGCCTTCGTTTTGGAAAAACCTACATTTCACAGAGGACAAACATCTAACAGATACGTTTTTAGCATACAAAAACGAGTATCGGCAATGTTTCTACTGTACAGATGCGGACTTCAGTGCGTTGGAGAAACGCGTTCGTGCTAGTACAATCCCTTTAATAAGGTTTGATGATATATCACAGGCTCATGTAACAGGTGGTTTTAATGAAAGTCAACGGAATGAATTTGTGTTTCCCGGTTCTGAAACGTTTAATCAGCCTCCTTACGGTGACAATACTGTTGGACTTCCCATCCAAGTCACCGATGGAAGAGAGAATGAAACCCCTACACAGCAACACAATGATCTTAGTAGACAAATGCAGTCAGGCGCTGGACAAGagcaaaataataaacataaatggaAGGTATGGATTCATCATGTCAATATATTCTAAAGACTTGTCGGTTTCTTAATATTAAACAGTACGTGcatggttcatataaatattttgtttttcacgCAAGAAAAcgtgtatatttacattttttattcaaagaTTTCGTTGTACAATTGcaaattattattgatattacattttatttcatttattagaCAGCCAAATATCCAGATTTCCAGGATATTAAATACAGATTGGAATCATACCGAGGATGGCCACTGGCAGAACCGAACCCAAGGGCACTATGTGAAGCTGGATTCTTTTTCACCGGTAATAcagtaaatgaaaattataaataaaaaagaacaggctaattcgtttaattgatatcccccgccaatatgcttctggacacaaaatccgctattaacagatggtgtgccatttggcgtgcatcatcctcttatccatatatatactcataccaaaatatatactcataccaagtttcattgaaatccgccaaagcacttccaagatatggctccggacggacggacggacggagggaaAGACggcaggacggacggacaacgccaaaacaatatccctccgcctattgcggGGGATAATAACGAACGGACAACATTACGCATAAATGAAACGATATATACTAAATAAGCGTGTGTGGCAAATTTTAATGAACCTTTAACTGTACCCGATTTACATTCTGTGCGTTCAATAATTGTCACTAATATGGCATGTTTGGATTAATATATGCATGCTGTTTATTGCAGGTCACAGCTACGACCTCGTGCGGTGTTTCTGCTGCGGCATCGGTCTAAAAGACTTCTCTGACACGGACAATCCAATGCTGGAACACGCAAAAAATTCATCAAACTGTCCGTTTATTCTGAACCACTTTGGAAGTTTGGAAGCCTTAGAAAGATATAGGGTAATACTTTCCCACTTTCCGTAGGTTTATCATCTCGGTTTTCATTAAACATCAGTATTGTATTGCAATAAGTACTCCCATATGACGAAAAACTCATATGACAATTTGTACTTGACAGACATATGCCAGAGTATGTTTCACGAAACATTATATAAATGCAATGTTCTGTACATCCATTTTAGCAAAGAATCGTAACTCAGGATCCTGAAGAGATAAGGCGAAGGCAACGTGACATCTTCCAAAGGCAACTAGGTATTACGCGTTCCAGTTAGCATAATTAGTTACATAATAGAGATATAACTTACATAAGTCGTGAACGGACTGTAGTTAGAATACGTACACAAGGCAGACCTTCTGTAGAAACAAACCAATACTATAAGGTTGATCAATCGTACCTAACGCACAGTGAAATCATCATCAATTATCCGATATTTCAATAAGAGatataatatattgttcaaagattTTAAATAATTCCATACAAACAGTGTTAATAATCTGAACAAAGCGTATATAAAACATTACAATTTAAACGCACGATTCTGTATAGTACCAACTGCATTATTAATAAATTTCCATAATTAatgtttgttattattaattaatccTTTAAATACCACTGGTTAGGAAACATACAACATTGTACATAAAACACCGTAGTGGCTCATGTATCATAATATAAACGTTCTAGGTCGAGAAGCCGCAAACTACAAAGCAAAGCACGAGCGGTTCCGAACGCTTAAATCCCGCCTAGATACGTACACACACTGGCCACAACATTTGTCCCAGAGCCCAGAACAATTGGCAGAGGCAGGGATGTTCTACACAGGTAGTAATACCCTTGCTGTAAATTCGAGAATAATACAGAGTATGTACCACAATTTTGTTGACattaaacacaacacaatattaaTAACAGTATTACAATAATAAtcgaaatattacatttttagaCCATTTAAGATTCTCTTCAAATGTTTAACAGATAATATATGATCACTTCACGGTTATCGGCGCATGCCAAcgtcatttattatgcccccttcgaagaagagggggtatattgctttgcctatgtcggtctgtcggtcggtcggtctgtcggtcggtcggtctgtcggtttgtcggtctgtcggtccgtccaccaggtggttgtctgatgataactcaagaacgcttgggcctaggatcatgaaacttcataggtacattgatcatgactcgcagatgacccctattaattttgaggtcactaggtcaaaggtcataggtgaaggtcacagttactggcattttaaggatttagcatggttcaaacaagggaaacaactaccgtttattgcatgtttttttttgttacagcatttgcctccattgtaatatatttaaattttaccaaatgtaaggctaactgcatttttgtaatgcattgtatcaataaccaccaccaccaccaccaacaccaccaacaccaccaccaccaccaccaccaccaccaccaccaccaccaccaccaccaccaccaccaccaccaccaccaccaccaccaccaccaccaccaccaccaccaccaccaccgccgccgttgttcacagtgacaaaaaacgtattcacacaatggctgctactacaacttatagcccatataggggggtatgcatgttttacaaacagcccttgttattggTAAAACTGTaggaaacataaaacaaaaactcGAAGCAATCGCAATCGAAATTCTAATCGTTAAACTGTGTCATACAAAATGAAATGTGACACTATGTACAGCAACCGTTGCTATTTACCAAATGAGAAAAGTGTCGATGATGATCACAATCTTCATCACAACGAcgacatacattgtatgtttgcctTCCGTAGTTTAATTTACTTTAATCCTGGTTTGTGTCTAACGATGTAAATCTGTTATGTCCATTTATCAAATGCCGTTGACATTagtaaaataaactttatttcatcatttGATCTTATCGGTCCATGATACCCGTTCCGCTACATAGTATTTCACAAATCTACGTATTTCTCACCTCGTGTTCAAATTTTAAAATGGTTCACGATTTTTCCATGTACACGTTTGTTATAAGTATGCGCCCACTAACTCCGTTATGTCATTTGTCTCGGTTATCCTTGGACAGTATCAAACTTCGAACCAATTACAATTAATTGTCAAGTGTTATACAGTTTAAAGAATTACAACCGTTGTggttttgttttatattgcatGTGATATTTACAAATTTTTATTCATTGCAAGGTGTTGATGATCATTGTCGCTGCTTTGCCTGTGACGGTGGCTTAAGAAAATGGGAACCTGGAGATGATCCCTGGATAGAACACTGTCGATGGTTTCCGGCTTGTCCTTATGCAAGAGAAATCAAGGGCGATGAATTTATCAACCTAGTCCAACTCTCTGCCGATCACGCcttggtgtgtgtttttttaatgaaattattagttacatattatagaaaataaaaagttttattaAGCTATCATTTGTTTGCCGCCGTTGTTATTTGTTCTGACACGAATTACATGCGTTTTTCagtattataaaaacatgtttagtttAGCAAAGAATACAGAAACCGTAACATGTTAAGTTGCACTTCTCTGACGTAACAAAGCACAATGAGGTATACGTAGATTCTTGTTGTAAAATGTGTTAATGCGTTTACTCTTTACTTTTTATTACAGGAAAATGTATCAAACTCTCAAGACGAAGCGAGTGGTGCTATGGCTGCTTTAGCAATTGACGATGCAAATATTAAAAAACTAGTGGAACAAAATAAAGACATTCTAGTTAAGGACATGGGGTTTTCTATTTCCGATGTAAAAACTGCAATTTTCGAAGTATTACAACAAGGTACATTAAATACTGATATGGTAATTATATAAATGGATTGTGTTTTGTCTTGGAATAGATTGACATGATAATTTTACAACAATGAAACAACACAGTTACATGTTGAACTGTTTCAGGCACCACTATCCCAGATATTGATGATATAATCACTCGACTGGAGGTTATGAGTGAGAGAAAGCATCTAGAAGAACAATTAAAGCAAACACAAGTACCACTAGATCCGGAAGGTACATTTCCGACAGGTCTGTGATGGACATTAGAAGTTCTGAACGTTGTCGTGTATTCATTGAATTAGTTATACAATTACAGTTtagtaaaaaaagtatatatattaacatataagTTCCAGTGTATGAATGGCATCAATGTCCATGGTTTCAAATGTTTTCGTCATATGACAACACATCCAAGTCTGTCCACATTCTAATCACGTAGCCAGTTTTATTGTAAGCGCTTGTATTGCAAATACTGATTAAAAgcacaattaatgaaacaaaactATGACACTTTTGATTGATAATCTagttgtttttcttgatgattCAATATTTTGTAATGTGTTTAAAAATCGTGGTTGTTATATCACTATGTACTTTGCAGAAAGATTACTGGAAGAAAACCAACGATTGAAGAGCCTGCTGCTGTGCCATTTATGCAACAAAAACCCAGTGAATGCATTGTTTTTACCTTGCACTCATCACAAAtactgtttggactgcacagaacACAGCGATAAATGTCCAGACTGTAACAGAACTATTAAAGAAAGGATTCGCACATATATGGCATGAACCATTATCCTTATTATGATAAGTCAATATATTATGAGAGCTTTTGAGACATCAAATGACCAGCGctgttttattaatattgaaGCAATCTCAATTCATACGATTTTCGTATTGTACAAGaatcatttacttttttataattagaagaatatatatatatatatatatatatatatatatatatatatatatatatttatatttatttatttataaacaacatgtgtaaCACAATTATGTTTCATTTTAGATGTCATTTTTACTTAATTTGATAAACACGAGTAACAGTCGAATGCCCCCCACCCACCTTAAGGTATTGCATTGACCCAAAACTATGAGCATGATCTTCAAAGTTGGGACAACAGACATGATATACggctatgttgttgttgtttttttgtgtgcaaaatataaacatatataaatattgatctgattttttttatttcaatgaacaagtctttaaaaaaaaatacttaatactAAAGGAGTAATGCTATGCATAATAAGAGTTGactaaagggcaataactctgtaaatCCGAAAGAAAGAGGTACGGTTCTTGTACACGTACACAACGATTTTGATATATATCGTTTAATAACGTGTGTTTTACTGTATAATATGTCgatatactttaaaataatatttccaaAACACAAATTTAAGGTTTTTATGAGGCTCCGCAGAATAACGATCATTTCACTGTCTTCTATTTCTTTTTCTATATGCGTCGAATTAAAATCTGAAGATCGGTGATATACCTTCAATTAAACAGAAAGTATCAAGTAACGGTTCTTTGGTTCCGGGCTTCAAATGaaatattactttacaataacagggtgcaggattatttgactttgtggggttcacacaCAATTGAACGTTACTGGATGTAAACACACGGGTATGTGGcgattttcttcaaataactttttaagacAATTTTTTGTAAGAATTTCAACTAATGCAAGACAATGTTATGCTGTTTATGGCAAattgaaatacattaaaataactttattaaataagcctGTGTTTTGGCCAAATGTAACGCATTCAtatacacggttatgctgcacgcatcGTGAAGTTAGGGTACCGAATTCAGacgtatttaatgatttattctttaatcttaagatatcggcacacagTGCGagaaaaaactgtcttttattcgctaaagatttttgcaaatatatttcaataacttgagatatttgcacacATAACGTTCtttacggtgtgtttacattctgtccagcccttgTGTACATTCCTATGAACCTTGTTGATCCTGCATCCTGAATAGGCATTCGTTAACTACCATTTGCAAGCAAGCCTTTGCTTGTTTGTTACACATGTATTTAATTCACGAATTAGATGCAGAAATTAACATGTCAATTGTCATTTGTGTGATCATACATGTTTAATGTCCTGTgttatttacacaaataaaatttacaatttatttttaaaagtgttGATCTAAAAGTCAGCAGTTGAAACAATCTAAACTGTCATTAAATTGTGTATACATGCAAATGATGGTGTAGCGAATACATCAAAATCTACGCCAAGTGAACCTTCAGCTACACCGGCTGAGAGAAACCATAGTGTCCAATGCAGTCTTTTATTTATTGCAAAGAACTCATTGCCACATAACGAGGCAATAGACAAATTTAGTAGACAAGATACACACGTACACATACACAAGCGCACGCACACCCACACACCCGCGCTcgcgcgcacacacgcacacacctATAAGCATATATAGTTGCAACCTGTGTGATTACCGGGTCGGAAATGAGCTTAAAAGATAAGTATCGAATGAGGATTTCTGTTTTCCTAAAAACGGGACCCCTTTTTGATCATATCAAATCTGGGACCCATTTAGATCATGCACGATTCTGGTTCATAAAACTGTATAAGACATGTTTTTAAACGTCTACCCCATACCAGAACTctgtataaacataaacataatactCGCATAcggttta
This is a stretch of genomic DNA from Dreissena polymorpha isolate Duluth1 chromosome 7, UMN_Dpol_1.0, whole genome shotgun sequence. It encodes these proteins:
- the LOC127839650 gene encoding putative inhibitor of apoptosis, whose protein sequence is MTSMDTSKILDGLYAFGVKCGLNAPPLLYASKINTYAVLSPPSFWKNLHFTEDKHLTDTFLAYKNEYRQCFYCTDADFSALEKRVRASTIPLIRFDDISQAHVTGGFNESQRNEFVFPGSETFNQPPYGDNTVGLPIQVTDGRENETPTQQHNDLSRQMQSGAGQEQNNKHKWKTAKYPDFQDIKYRLESYRGWPLAEPNPRALCEAGFFFTGHSYDLVRCFCCGIGLKDFSDTDNPMLEHAKNSSNCPFILNHFGSLEALERYRQRIVTQDPEEIRRRQRDIFQRQLGREAANYKAKHERFRTLKSRLDTYTHWPQHLSQSPEQLAEAGMFYTGVDDHCRCFACDGGLRKWEPGDDPWIEHCRWFPACPYAREIKGDEFINLVQLSADHALENVSNSQDEASGAMAALAIDDANIKKLVEQNKDILVKDMGFSISDVKTAIFEVLQQGTTIPDIDDIITRLEVMSERKHLEEQLKQTQVPLDPEGTFPTERLLEENQRLKSLLLCHLCNKNPVNALFLPCTHHKYCLDCTEHSDKCPDCNRTIKERIRTYMA